A region of Fimbriimonadaceae bacterium DNA encodes the following proteins:
- the macB_2 gene encoding Macrolide export ATP-binding/permease protein MacB, with translation MLRLHKLRAFLTMLGVIIGVMSVTLIVMVSNGFTYFMTYEFKKLGSDTIIIAYDRGRGERGQTQGGIEGLTNDDVTYLMDHVSVLDVAAPIVQVPATKVVRGDREVSSIRVFASNEHFSKLNRLNLVAGRYLEKSDMDQRANVCLVGEEIRDQLFDGNALGQYLTMSGITLQVVGVLERLDIMGQTTARDVLLPITTAQDKWIGGETVSMITTRPRPGVPVTQAMDAVWQALMQRSGNRVLYRVDSRESLLGVINRVFGVAGIVLAAIAALSLLVGGIGIMNIMLVSVTERTKEIGLRKAVGAKQASVLTQFLVESATLSLVGGLIGMGIAWLLGLAVTLATASVKWPSPEGLPTPFPVQAAIAASIFSALIGVVFGLYPAISAAKLDPIVALRRE, from the coding sequence ATGCTGCGGCTGCACAAGCTGCGGGCCTTCCTGACAATGCTCGGCGTGATCATCGGCGTGATGAGTGTGACGCTCATTGTGATGGTCTCGAACGGGTTCACGTACTTCATGACTTACGAGTTCAAGAAGCTCGGGTCCGATACCATCATCATCGCTTACGATCGCGGCCGGGGTGAGCGGGGACAGACCCAGGGAGGCATCGAGGGTCTTACCAACGACGACGTGACCTACCTCATGGACCACGTCTCCGTCCTCGACGTGGCCGCGCCGATTGTCCAGGTGCCGGCGACCAAGGTCGTCCGGGGGGACCGCGAGGTCTCGAGCATTCGCGTCTTCGCCAGCAACGAGCATTTTTCCAAACTCAACCGGCTTAACCTCGTGGCTGGGCGCTACCTGGAAAAGTCCGACATGGACCAGCGGGCCAACGTCTGCCTCGTCGGAGAGGAGATCCGTGATCAGCTTTTCGATGGCAACGCGCTGGGCCAGTACCTCACCATGAGCGGCATCACGCTGCAGGTCGTGGGCGTGCTCGAACGGCTCGACATCATGGGCCAGACCACCGCCCGCGACGTCCTCCTGCCCATCACCACAGCCCAAGATAAGTGGATCGGCGGGGAGACGGTCTCCATGATCACCACCCGTCCAAGACCTGGCGTTCCCGTAACCCAGGCGATGGATGCGGTGTGGCAGGCGCTTATGCAGCGATCGGGTAACCGGGTGCTTTACCGCGTCGACTCGCGCGAGTCGCTGCTGGGCGTGATCAACCGCGTCTTCGGCGTGGCCGGCATCGTACTCGCCGCCATCGCGGCCCTCTCCCTCCTCGTCGGGGGCATCGGCATCATGAACATCATGCTGGTTTCCGTCACCGAGCGAACCAAGGAGATCGGACTCCGCAAGGCGGTTGGGGCCAAGCAAGCGTCCGTGCTCACGCAATTCCTGGTGGAATCCGCCACGCTGAGCCTGGTCGGGGGCCTCATCGGGATGGGCATCGCCTGGCTGCTCGGCTTGGCCGTGACCCTGGCAACCGCTTCGGTCAAGTGGCCCTCACCAGAGGGCTTGCCGACGCCGTTTCCGGTCCAAGCCGCCATCGCCGCGTCCATTTTCTCAGCCCTGATCGGGGTGGTTTTTGGCCTCTATCCGGCGATCAGCGCCGCGAAGCTGGATCCGATCGTTGCCCTTCGGAGAGAGTAG
- the mdtA_4 gene encoding Multidrug resistance protein MdtA, with protein MKRALKWIVGLGIVVLLLGWLAMRGMGGAPKQAAELKATVGKGSVKDEVVESGIIDAVRNVEVKSKVGGRLERLMVDEGDVVRKGDLIAIIDPQETELRVQQDEAQLRGATSATERTSIEIQQRRKTSAEALRRARLRLQQLEEERRVQPTLTKTAISAAQAALDASQKDLDLLMQTEHPNERSLVQSNLTEANANVENSERELTRRSELLNRGFVSQRDVEEARLQRDLARARLTTAQDRANRLDREQLIERQQAEQRLKQARVELDRAKANSFQDRTKQMEYQMAVADVRTSEAALADVAALEKSRNQSQASADQIRSVLNDSRRLLRETEIRSPIDGVVTVRAMQVGELVSPLSGFSTGTTIVRIEDQTGMMVKLDVNEIDVVKLSRNMKASVEVDSLPDRKLDGYVYSIAPASKATGTQAAAATSDQVVKYEVEIRLRTQEPRLRSGMSAKVRLAVAAAENVLTLPAEYVGKDDEGRFVEIEGPKVGNKPGKPQKVRIKTGLVTNAKVEITGGVKEGQVVLRPAYKGPPRKGMMEGGPD; from the coding sequence ATGAAGCGAGCGCTGAAGTGGATTGTGGGGCTGGGGATCGTCGTGCTCCTGCTCGGCTGGCTAGCCATGCGAGGGATGGGCGGCGCGCCCAAGCAGGCGGCCGAACTGAAGGCAACGGTCGGCAAGGGTTCCGTAAAGGACGAGGTTGTCGAGAGCGGCATCATCGATGCCGTTAGGAATGTCGAAGTTAAAAGCAAAGTCGGTGGCCGACTGGAGCGGCTTATGGTGGATGAGGGAGACGTCGTCAGAAAGGGGGACCTGATCGCCATTATCGACCCGCAGGAGACCGAATTGCGGGTTCAGCAGGATGAGGCGCAGCTCCGCGGCGCCACGAGTGCCACGGAGCGGACATCGATCGAAATCCAGCAGCGGCGAAAGACCTCCGCCGAGGCGCTCCGACGAGCCAGGCTCAGGTTGCAGCAGCTCGAGGAGGAACGCCGGGTCCAGCCGACCCTGACGAAAACGGCAATTTCCGCCGCGCAAGCTGCTCTCGATGCCTCCCAAAAGGACCTCGACCTGCTTATGCAGACCGAGCATCCGAACGAGCGCTCGCTGGTCCAGAGCAACCTCACCGAGGCCAACGCGAACGTCGAGAATTCGGAACGAGAGCTGACGCGTCGTTCGGAGCTTCTTAATCGAGGCTTTGTCTCCCAGCGAGACGTCGAGGAAGCCCGGCTGCAGCGCGACCTCGCGCGGGCGCGGCTGACTACGGCTCAGGATCGAGCTAACCGCCTGGATCGGGAGCAGCTCATCGAACGGCAACAGGCAGAGCAGCGCTTGAAGCAGGCGCGGGTGGAACTCGACCGAGCAAAGGCCAACTCGTTCCAGGATCGAACGAAGCAGATGGAGTACCAGATGGCCGTCGCCGATGTCCGGACGAGCGAAGCGGCGCTCGCAGACGTGGCCGCCCTGGAAAAGAGCCGCAACCAGAGTCAAGCCTCAGCCGACCAGATTCGGAGTGTCCTGAATGACAGCCGCCGCCTCCTGCGGGAGACCGAGATACGATCGCCTATCGACGGCGTGGTGACCGTCCGGGCGATGCAGGTCGGTGAATTGGTTTCCCCTCTGTCAGGGTTTAGCACCGGAACCACCATCGTGCGGATCGAGGATCAGACGGGCATGATGGTGAAGCTCGACGTCAACGAGATCGACGTCGTCAAGCTGAGCCGAAACATGAAGGCTTCGGTCGAAGTGGATTCGTTGCCCGACCGCAAGCTCGATGGCTACGTCTACAGCATCGCCCCAGCCAGCAAGGCGACGGGAACACAGGCCGCAGCCGCTACCTCCGACCAAGTCGTGAAGTATGAGGTCGAGATCCGCCTCCGTACCCAAGAACCACGCCTCCGGAGCGGGATGTCGGCAAAGGTCCGGCTTGCGGTAGCGGCTGCCGAAAATGTGCTGACCCTGCCGGCGGAATACGTTGGCAAAGACGACGAGGGCCGCTTTGTCGAGATTGAAGGGCCGAAGGTCGGCAACAAGCCTGGCAAGCCCCAGAAAGTTCGGATCAAAACGGGACTGGTTACGAATGCCAAGGTCGAGATCACGGGCGGCGTCAAGGAGGGTCAGGTGGTGTTGCGGCCGGCATACAAAGGGCCTCCGCGGAAGGGAATGATGGAAGGCGGCCCTGACTAG
- the rpsD gene encoding 30S ribosomal protein S4, which translates to MATYRGRKTDICRRVGFNIWGEAKCPSSKRPYPLGQHGPNLKDRRQSEYGEQLLAKQVIRRYYGMLEKQFRRTFEKAQRMHGNSGLNFLRLLELRLQTAVYRLGYAKTIFQARQMVTHGHIMVNGRLVDIPSYQLKVGDQIEVRDVDAAKGIARRNHYEGAPVPAYMEPDVPNMRGKIIALPEREDFPKFFQEQQVVEFYAR; encoded by the coding sequence ATGGCGACTTATCGAGGTAGAAAAACCGACATTTGCCGACGCGTCGGCTTCAACATCTGGGGCGAGGCGAAGTGCCCGAGCAGCAAGAGACCGTATCCGCTCGGCCAACACGGCCCGAACCTGAAGGACCGACGACAATCGGAGTACGGCGAGCAGCTTTTGGCCAAGCAGGTCATCCGCCGCTATTACGGCATGCTGGAGAAGCAGTTCCGCCGCACCTTTGAGAAGGCGCAGAGGATGCATGGCAACAGCGGCCTCAATTTCCTCAGGCTATTGGAACTGAGGCTCCAAACCGCGGTTTACCGTCTCGGCTATGCAAAGACGATCTTTCAGGCCCGCCAGATGGTGACCCATGGCCACATCATGGTGAATGGCCGCCTCGTCGACATTCCCAGCTACCAGCTGAAGGTCGGCGACCAGATTGAGGTTCGAGACGTCGATGCCGCAAAGGGTATCGCCCGACGCAACCATTACGAAGGCGCCCCAGTGCCTGCCTACATGGAGCCGGATGTGCCCAACATGAGGGGCAAGATCATCGCGCTTCCGGAGCGAGAGGACTTTCCGAAGTTCTTCCAGGAGCAGCAGGTCGTCGAATTCTACGCACGCTAA
- the lptD_1 gene encoding LPS-assembly protein LptD encodes MKRNGDEITLEGDVHFSYRGYDVKSERAQGHLRDNVFFLEGNAIIDGEEETIYGEAIQINFDRRTYRFVDSTAVIRPGTGRSQLQDDLFVSGMSGYGDENQLICEICQATSCDEERPHYEILSKTADIKPGKRAILYDAQIKVLNTTILRLPFLVIPLNDLNEKYTPEVGRSDDEGYYIKNRLGMPLPGDSALFYRLDYFEKLGPALGGDYYYETDKLLGKASIYAFPQGPRTVTGNLHHQMKLGRSRFVFMGNLQQNNYLTAPASISSNGTSTLTIPQSRGDTTQLQFSRSYSQSGDFRSVNDSYGLNDKRRLVGISWATDLKLAKSASRSGTGNDIEREVVSVNHIASRDFNFGRAALEFTKTIPVGEVANFFPTVDRTPLFTFSTDARRLMGNRFAQTQDFSLEWTSGEWLDTASRNPVTRHTFEVRIPQKTLGRSRATFSYGARFRQGLYDDDTAQYLLDFRPEFRYRLGEDTSFNVGYSYLRPYGFTPLAQDRTGETNRVDTGLSYRPIRSVRVSANTSFDVLQVRQKQVGWQTVNLESVWEPTQDFRFRTSANYDSFRSLWSNVRFDLQWWMGSTFVSAGARYDASRHTWANANLLVQGWKIGKLSANVLFNYNGFLKKFENQQYLLIYDLHCAEAILSYKDAPVGFRSGREISFFIRLKALPVNTNFGVGRRGQGIGTGTGIN; translated from the coding sequence GTGAAACGAAACGGCGACGAGATCACCCTGGAAGGAGACGTTCACTTTTCATACCGCGGATACGATGTAAAATCGGAACGAGCCCAAGGTCATCTCAGAGATAACGTGTTCTTTCTCGAGGGCAACGCGATCATCGACGGAGAAGAGGAGACCATTTACGGAGAGGCAATACAGATCAACTTCGACCGCCGAACATATCGCTTTGTGGATAGCACGGCGGTGATAAGACCCGGCACCGGCCGCAGCCAGCTTCAAGACGATCTCTTCGTGAGTGGGATGTCTGGTTACGGTGACGAAAACCAACTCATTTGTGAGATATGTCAGGCGACGTCCTGCGACGAAGAGCGTCCACACTATGAGATTCTTTCGAAGACGGCGGATATCAAACCAGGTAAGCGGGCAATCCTCTATGATGCGCAAATAAAAGTGCTTAACACGACGATTCTTCGGCTGCCATTCCTAGTCATCCCGCTGAACGACTTGAACGAAAAGTACACACCTGAGGTCGGGAGATCGGATGACGAAGGCTATTACATTAAGAATCGGTTAGGTATGCCGTTGCCAGGCGACAGCGCCCTGTTTTACAGGCTCGATTATTTCGAGAAGCTCGGTCCCGCACTCGGTGGGGACTACTATTATGAAACCGATAAGCTTCTAGGAAAAGCCTCAATATATGCGTTCCCGCAGGGGCCCCGCACCGTTACCGGCAACCTTCATCACCAGATGAAGCTGGGTCGATCGCGGTTTGTTTTTATGGGAAACCTCCAACAAAACAACTACTTGACGGCCCCCGCCAGTATCTCGAGCAATGGGACGAGCACCTTGACGATTCCCCAGAGCAGAGGAGACACGACGCAGCTGCAGTTTTCGCGAAGCTACAGCCAGAGCGGCGACTTTCGGTCGGTGAACGACAGCTATGGGCTCAATGACAAGCGGCGATTGGTCGGTATCTCGTGGGCGACGGATCTGAAGCTGGCAAAAAGCGCTTCGCGAAGTGGGACCGGCAACGATATCGAGCGAGAGGTCGTTTCTGTCAACCATATTGCCAGTCGAGATTTCAACTTTGGCCGGGCCGCCCTGGAATTCACGAAGACGATTCCCGTCGGGGAAGTCGCCAATTTCTTCCCAACCGTTGATCGCACGCCACTTTTCACCTTTTCGACCGATGCCAGGCGGCTCATGGGCAACCGCTTTGCCCAAACCCAGGACTTCAGCCTCGAATGGACGAGCGGAGAATGGCTCGATACGGCCTCGAGAAATCCCGTCACTCGCCATACGTTCGAAGTGCGGATTCCCCAGAAGACGCTGGGTCGAAGCCGAGCGACCTTCTCCTACGGCGCCCGCTTTCGACAGGGGCTTTATGACGACGACACCGCCCAGTACCTTCTGGACTTTCGTCCGGAGTTTCGTTATCGGCTCGGTGAAGACACGTCGTTCAACGTGGGCTATTCCTATTTGCGGCCTTACGGGTTCACCCCGCTGGCCCAGGACCGCACGGGCGAGACGAACCGCGTCGATACCGGGCTCTCCTATCGCCCGATTCGTTCCGTGCGCGTCTCCGCCAACACGTCATTCGATGTTCTTCAGGTTCGTCAGAAGCAAGTCGGCTGGCAAACCGTCAATCTCGAATCCGTCTGGGAACCGACCCAGGACTTCAGATTCCGGACGTCGGCCAACTATGACTCCTTTCGATCGCTCTGGAGCAACGTCCGATTTGACCTGCAGTGGTGGATGGGCAGTACGTTCGTTTCGGCGGGCGCACGCTACGATGCTTCCCGGCATACGTGGGCAAATGCCAACCTGCTGGTCCAAGGCTGGAAGATCGGCAAGCTTTCCGCCAACGTGCTGTTCAATTACAACGGGTTCCTCAAGAAGTTCGAGAACCAGCAGTACCTGCTGATCTACGACCTGCACTGTGCGGAGGCCATTCTTTCTTACAAGGATGCGCCCGTCGGCTTCCGCTCTGGAAGGGAAATCTCGTTCTTCATCCGTCTCAAAGCGCTTCCGGTAAACACCAACTTCGGCGTGGGCCGGCGCGGGCAAGGTATCGGAACGGGAACTGGCATCAACTAA
- the plsY gene encoding Glycerol-3-phosphate acyltransferase — MSWPVLAVVSYLLGSLPFGLWVAKARGIDITKVGSGNIGATNVSRALGIKAALVVFALDILKGFVPAMLAREWYDSHLLAVSIGLLAVLGHSFSPFLKFRGGKGISTGLGAMLGGDPVRAAVALGAFLIVMIPTRYVSLSSIVAGFAVATSALLMDVEVGLKVLYVALALFIVYRHRANIERLRNGTEPKFGAKKARDDAPPDESAAEEPDRQPLDEETEAKAQETESTEPEKHEAGK, encoded by the coding sequence GTGAGCTGGCCGGTTCTGGCGGTCGTTTCTTATCTGCTTGGCTCCCTGCCGTTTGGTCTTTGGGTTGCCAAAGCTCGCGGGATCGACATCACCAAGGTTGGTAGCGGCAATATCGGCGCAACCAATGTCAGCCGGGCGTTGGGGATTAAGGCGGCGCTCGTGGTCTTCGCGCTGGATATTCTCAAGGGCTTCGTTCCCGCAATGCTCGCAAGGGAATGGTACGACAGCCATCTACTTGCCGTGAGCATCGGCCTTCTTGCCGTGCTGGGTCATTCGTTTTCACCCTTTCTGAAGTTCAGAGGCGGCAAGGGCATCAGCACCGGCTTGGGAGCGATGCTTGGTGGCGATCCGGTCCGAGCTGCGGTGGCCCTCGGCGCGTTCCTTATCGTGATGATCCCGACACGGTATGTCAGCCTGAGCAGCATCGTGGCCGGATTTGCGGTGGCGACAAGCGCCTTGCTCATGGATGTCGAAGTCGGTCTCAAGGTGTTGTATGTTGCGCTCGCCCTGTTCATCGTTTATCGACATCGGGCCAACATCGAACGGCTGCGAAACGGCACGGAGCCGAAGTTTGGCGCCAAGAAGGCGCGAGATGATGCTCCACCCGACGAGTCAGCGGCCGAGGAGCCAGATCGACAGCCGCTTGACGAGGAAACCGAAGCGAAGGCTCAAGAAACCGAATCCACCGAGCCTGAAAAGCACGAGGCCGGAAAGTGA
- the glnE gene encoding Glutamate-ammonia-ligase adenylyltransferase: MDEMAESPFADPDAADRSRERLQRQFHRDIVGWIEPRLQHVPSPDLALANFERWLQGVSNPATLFDFLDQYPEIAAVLVQILGSSRSLSDVLVQNPELADIVVDPAVLTLAPKAEKVLAEARGMVEQAISDSHALDRLRYLKQRWTLGIAVNDLTGNWNQQSVWRAISDLADGLIAAAREATWARYCREKELSAPCPIHVIGMGKLGGHELNYSSDVDLVFILDDDVPDRMEPHAIRFAEMLSRSLADRMSRGMLYRVDLRLRPFGSTGPIVNRMRAVEAYYNAHAEPWEHLALIRSRMVSGSSDLATRWEDMRLATCFLPQRGEWMVEEWLNQRERMEELSSPGDLKRGRGGIRDIEFLTQIFQALHGRRVPTVQCRSTLEALAGLRDAGLLTDSDAGLLTGNYTWLRQCEHRIQLVSDNQTHEVPKSPTELEMLRRSLAFASCDDLHVSLETRREETREVYERLLSTNHGCTEKREVLRRLGADAGPITKWIDALYEPDAFYRSIHENESSLDRIRIIAERTPALIEDFQRNPELTEAIISGEIEEWSGISDRIEAAGTLEEVAATFVRIRDRLAAQWVLDPSFDLGERLSDLMDATLLQLARAAGLQSDIVALGSLAAQEATFGSDADVLLIVSGEAEQREMEVAAQRFVDLAGQLRRRGADFGIDLRLRPDGRKGLLVRTYNALQVYASTEMENWERFALCRFRTIRGEHAAGAIDQVLRAEPWSQAVLEDLLSMKQRIETERVPPHLRRRHVKLGEGGLGDIEWLTQLLVMSLLSTMPVPEPKTADRIRMLLGRMLINAVEADALMAAHSHLVAVRHHLRLLGFEADIIPENPEKQSHLAASLGLGNGYEFMRRHEEARSGVRMIFDETVARLRS; this comes from the coding sequence ATGGACGAAATGGCAGAATCGCCATTTGCTGATCCCGATGCAGCGGACCGCTCTCGGGAGCGGCTCCAACGTCAGTTCCATCGCGACATCGTTGGCTGGATTGAGCCCAGACTGCAGCATGTCCCAAGCCCAGACCTTGCCCTCGCCAACTTCGAGCGGTGGCTGCAAGGCGTCTCCAATCCCGCCACGCTCTTCGATTTCCTGGACCAGTATCCGGAGATTGCCGCAGTTCTCGTTCAGATCCTGGGATCCAGTCGCAGCCTCTCCGACGTTCTCGTTCAGAACCCCGAGTTAGCCGATATCGTGGTGGATCCTGCCGTCCTGACACTGGCGCCCAAAGCTGAGAAGGTCCTTGCCGAGGCCAGGGGCATGGTCGAGCAGGCAATCTCCGATTCCCACGCCCTGGACCGGCTTCGATATCTCAAGCAGCGTTGGACACTCGGCATCGCCGTCAACGACTTGACCGGAAACTGGAATCAGCAGTCGGTGTGGCGTGCAATCAGTGACCTCGCCGATGGCTTGATCGCGGCCGCCCGCGAAGCGACTTGGGCAAGATACTGCCGCGAGAAGGAACTCTCCGCGCCGTGCCCGATTCACGTCATTGGGATGGGCAAGCTAGGCGGGCACGAGTTGAATTACAGCAGCGACGTTGACCTGGTTTTTATCCTCGATGACGACGTTCCCGACCGGATGGAGCCCCACGCCATTCGCTTTGCCGAAATGCTGAGTCGATCCCTGGCGGACCGCATGAGCCGGGGCATGCTTTACCGCGTCGATCTAAGGCTGCGGCCTTTTGGCTCCACCGGACCGATCGTCAATCGCATGCGGGCAGTCGAGGCCTACTACAATGCGCACGCGGAGCCTTGGGAACACCTGGCGCTGATTCGGTCCCGTATGGTGAGCGGTTCATCCGACCTCGCGACGCGGTGGGAGGACATGCGCTTGGCGACTTGCTTCCTTCCCCAGCGCGGAGAATGGATGGTCGAGGAGTGGCTGAATCAGCGCGAAAGGATGGAGGAGCTATCGAGCCCAGGAGACCTAAAGCGCGGTCGAGGAGGGATTCGCGATATCGAGTTCCTCACCCAGATTTTCCAAGCTCTTCATGGCAGGCGCGTGCCGACGGTTCAGTGTCGATCCACGCTTGAAGCACTTGCCGGCCTTAGGGACGCCGGCCTTCTCACAGATTCCGACGCCGGTCTCCTCACGGGCAACTACACCTGGCTCCGACAGTGTGAGCATCGTATCCAGCTCGTCTCCGATAACCAGACCCACGAGGTGCCCAAGTCTCCCACCGAGCTGGAAATGCTGCGGCGCTCGCTAGCCTTTGCTTCCTGTGACGACCTCCACGTGAGCCTAGAGACACGCCGAGAGGAAACTCGGGAAGTGTACGAGCGGCTGTTGTCTACGAACCACGGCTGCACAGAAAAGCGTGAAGTACTCCGCCGTTTGGGCGCCGATGCCGGCCCTATCACGAAGTGGATCGATGCCCTCTACGAGCCCGATGCTTTCTACCGTTCCATTCACGAAAATGAGTCGAGTCTGGACCGAATCCGAATCATCGCGGAGCGGACTCCAGCGCTGATCGAAGATTTTCAGCGCAACCCTGAATTGACTGAGGCCATTATTTCTGGAGAGATTGAGGAATGGTCGGGAATCTCCGACCGTATTGAGGCGGCAGGAACGCTGGAAGAGGTTGCCGCAACCTTTGTACGCATCCGCGATCGCCTCGCCGCTCAGTGGGTGCTCGACCCTTCCTTTGATCTCGGTGAGCGGCTCTCCGACCTGATGGACGCGACCCTGCTGCAGCTCGCTAGAGCAGCTGGGCTCCAATCCGATATCGTGGCGCTGGGGAGCCTTGCGGCACAGGAGGCCACGTTCGGCTCTGATGCGGATGTGCTTCTTATCGTTTCCGGCGAAGCGGAGCAGCGTGAAATGGAGGTAGCGGCCCAGCGGTTTGTTGATCTCGCCGGACAGCTGCGGCGCAGGGGTGCGGACTTTGGCATCGACCTACGCCTGCGGCCCGACGGTCGGAAGGGGCTCCTTGTGCGGACTTACAATGCACTGCAGGTGTATGCCAGCACGGAGATGGAGAACTGGGAGCGTTTTGCCCTTTGCCGCTTCCGAACGATTAGAGGCGAACACGCCGCTGGTGCGATTGACCAAGTCCTTCGCGCCGAACCGTGGAGCCAGGCCGTCCTGGAAGACCTCTTGTCCATGAAGCAGCGCATCGAGACTGAGCGCGTGCCGCCCCACTTGCGCCGACGTCACGTCAAGCTTGGTGAAGGCGGTCTGGGCGACATCGAGTGGCTAACGCAGCTCCTCGTCATGTCGTTGCTATCGACCATGCCAGTTCCCGAGCCCAAAACAGCGGATAGAATTCGGATGTTGTTGGGCCGGATGTTGATAAATGCGGTTGAAGCCGATGCGTTGATGGCTGCTCATTCCCACCTTGTCGCCGTTCGGCACCACCTTCGGCTACTGGGATTTGAAGCCGACATCATCCCTGAGAATCCTGAAAAGCAGTCACACCTTGCTGCGTCCCTGGGACTAGGCAACGGCTATGAATTCATGCGTCGGCACGAGGAAGCTCGCTCAGGTGTGAGGATGATCTTCGACGAGACCGTCGCGAGGCTACGGAGTTAA